A genomic region of Zalophus californianus isolate mZalCal1 chromosome 1, mZalCal1.pri.v2, whole genome shotgun sequence contains the following coding sequences:
- the PDHB gene encoding pyruvate dehydrogenase E1 component subunit beta, mitochondrial — protein MAAVSGLMRRRLEQVSGLLRRRLHRTAPAALQVTVREAINQGMDEELERDEKVFLLGEEVAQYDGAYKVSRGLWKKYGDKRIIDTPISEMGFAGIAVGAAMAGLRPICEFMTFNFSMQAIDQVINSAAKTYYMSGGHQPVPIVFRGPNGASAGVAAQHSQCFAAWYGHCPGLKVVSPWNSEDAKGLIKSAIRDDNPVVVLENELMYGVPFEFPSEAQSKDFLIPIGKAKIERQGTHITVVAHSRPVGHCLEAATVLSKEGIECEVINMRTIRPMDIETIEASVMKTNHLITVEGGWPQFGVGAEVCARIMEGPAFNFLDAPAVRVTGADVPMPYAKILEDNSIPQVKDIIFAIKKTLNI, from the exons ATGGCGGCAGTGTCTGGCCTGATGCGGAGACGCCTTGAACAG GTCTCCGGGCTGCTGAGGAGGCGCCTCCACCGGACGGCGCCGGCGGCGCTGCAG GTGACAGTTCGTGAGGCTATAAACCAAGGTATGGATGAGGAGCTGGAAAGAGATGAGAAGGTATTTCTGCTTGGGGAAGAAGTTGCCCAGTATGATGGGGCATATAAG GTTAGTCGAGGCCTGTGGAAGAAATATGGAGATAAGAGGATCATAGACACTCCCATATCTGAG ATGGGCTTTGCTGGAATTGCTGTGGGTGCAGCTATG GCTGGGTTGAGGCCCATTTGTGAATTTATGACCTTCAATTTCTCTATGCAAGCCATTGACCAGGTTATAAACTCAGCTGCCAAGACCTACTACATGTCGGGGGGCCATCAGCCTGTGCCCATAGTCTTCAGGGGGCCCAATGGTGCCTCAGCAGGTGTGGCTGCCCAACACTCACAGTGCTTTGCTGCCTGGTATGGGCACTGCCCAGGCTTAAAGGTGGTCAGCCCCTGGAATTCAGAGGATGCAAAAGGACTTATTAAATCAGCCATTCGGGATGATAATCCAG TGGTAGTGCTAGAGAATGAACTGATGTATGGAGTTCCTTTTGAATTTCCCTCAGAAGCTCAGTCAAAAGATTTTCTGATTCCCATTGGAAAAGCCAAAATAGAAAGGCAAG GGACACACATAACCGTAGTTGCCCATTCAAGACCTGTGGGCCACTGCTTAGAAGCTGCAACAGTGCTATCTAAAGAGGGAATTGAATGTGAG GTGATAAATATGCGAACCATCAGACCAATGGACATTGAAACAATAGAAGCCAGTGTCATGAAGACCAATCATCTCATAACTGTGGAAGGAGGCTGGCCACAGTTTGGAGTAGGAGCTGAAGTTTGTGCCAGGATCATGGAAG GCCCTGCATTCAATTTCCTGGATGCTCCTGCAGTTCGTGTCACTGGTGCTGACGTCCCTATGCCTTATGCGAAGATTCTGGAAGACAACTCTATACCTCAGGTTAAAGACATCATATTtgcaataaagaaaacattaaatatttag
- the PXK gene encoding PX domain-containing protein kinase-like protein isoform X15: MDREFIAERQKGLQNYLNVITTNHILSNCELVKKFLDPNNYSANYTEIALQQVSMFFRSEPKWEVVEPLKDIGWRIRKKYFLMKIKNQPKERLVLSWADLGPDKYLSDKDFQCLIKLLPSCLHPYIYRVTFATANESSALLIRMFNDKGTLKDLIYKAKPKDPFLKKYCNPKKIQGLELQQIKTYGRQILEVLKFLHDKGFPYGHLHASNVMLDGDTCRLLDLENSLLGLPSFYRSYFSQFRKINTLESVDVHCFGHLLYEMTYGRPPDSVPVDSFPPAPSMAVVAVLESTLSCEACKNGMPTVSRLLQMPLFSDVLLTTSEKPQFKIPTKLKEALRIAKECIEKRLIEEQKQIYQHRRLTRAQSHHGSEEERKKRKILARKKSKRSAVENSEEHSAKYSNSNNSAGSGASSPLTSPSSPTPPSTAAALGLSKRCKEGKWFSMKYKTLNCYVSHSVKRMLLPKYLIGDPEPLIHRNSSGDWYVYLLPPQLSSRLEGKNA, encoded by the exons AGATTGCCTTACAGCAAGTTTCCATGTTCTTCCGGTCAGAACCAAAGTGGGAGGTGGTAGAACCATTGAAAGACATAG GTTGGAGGAtaaggaagaaatatttcttgatgaaaattaaaaatcagccAAAGGAACGGCTAGTGTTAAGCTGG GCTGACCTTGGTCCCGACAAGTATCTGTCAGATAAAGATTTTCAGTGTCTAATCAAACTTCTGCCTTCCTGTTTG CACCCTTATATCTATCGGGTCACCTTTGCCACAGCTAATGAATCCTCTGCATTGCTTATTAGGATGTTTAATGACAAAGGAACTTTGAAGGACCTGATCTACAAG gcaaaaccaaaagacccATTCCTAAAGAAGTACTGCAACCCTAAGAAGATTCAGGGCCTTGAACTCCAGCAAATAAAAACATACGGGCGGCAAATATTGGAG GTACTAAAGTTTCTACATGACAAGGGATTCCCTTACGGGCATCTTCATGCCTCCAATGTGATGCTAGATGGTGACACTTGCCGGCTGCTAGACCTTGAGAATTCCTTATtgggccttccttccttctacagATCCTATTTCTCACAATTCAGGAAAATCAAC ACATTGGAAAGCGTGGACGTCCACTGCTTTGGCCACTTACTGTATGAAATGACTTATGGACGACCGCCAGACTCAGTGCCTGTAGATTCCTTCCCTCCAGCACCGTCTATGGCTGTGG TGGCCGTGTTGGAGTCTACGCTGTCTTGTGAAGCCTGTAAAAATGGCATGCCTACCGTCTCCCGGCTCTTACAGATGCC ATTATTCAGTGATGTTTTACTAACCACTTCTGAAAAGCCACAGTTTAAG atCCCCACAAAGTTAAAAGAGGCATTGAGAATTGCCAAAGAATGTATAGAAAAAAGACTAATTGAAGAACAGAAACAG ATTTACCAGCATCGAAGACTGACAAGAGCTCAGTCTCACCATGGatctgaagaagaaaggaaaaagagaaagattttagCTCGAAAG aagtcaaaACGATCTGCTGTTGAAAATAGTGAAGAGCATTCAGCAAAATACAGCAACTCCAATAATTCAG CAGGATCTGGGGCCAGCTCACCTCTCACATCCCCGTCGTCACCAACTCCACCCTCTACGGCAG CTGCCTTAGGTTTGAGTAAAAGATGTAAGGAAGGTAAGTGGTTTTCTATGAAATACAAGACTTTGAACTGTTATGTGTCACACTCGGTAAAAAGGATGCTCTTACCTAAGTATTTGATTGGTGACCCTGAACCACTCATCCACAGAAACTCAAGTGGTGATTGGTATGTTTACTTGTTACCTCCACAGCTCAGTAGCAGGTTAGAGGGGAAGAACGCCTAA
- the PXK gene encoding PX domain-containing protein kinase-like protein isoform X18, with the protein MFFRSEPKWEVVEPLKDIGWRIRKKYFLMKIKNQPKERLVLSWADLGPDKYLSDKDFQCLIKLLPSCLHPYIYRVTFATANESSALLIRMFNDKGTLKDLIYKAKPKDPFLKKYCNPKKIQGLELQQIKTYGRQILEVLKFLHDKGFPYGHLHASNVMLDGDTCRLLDLENSLLGLPSFYRSYFSQFRKINTLESVDVHCFGHLLYEMTYGRPPDSVPVDSFPPAPSMAVVAVLESTLSCEACKNGMPTVSRLLQMPLFSDVLLTTSEKPQFKIPTKLKEALRIAKECIEKRLIEEQKQIYQHRRLTRAQSHHGSEEERKKRKILARKKSKRSAVENSEEHSAKYSNSNNSAGSGASSPLTSPSSPTPPSTAAALGLSKRCKEGKWFSMKYKTLNCYVSHSVKRMLLPKYLIGDPEPLIHRNSSGDWYVYLLPPQLSSRLEGKNA; encoded by the exons ATGTTCTTCCGGTCAGAACCAAAGTGGGAGGTGGTAGAACCATTGAAAGACATAG GTTGGAGGAtaaggaagaaatatttcttgatgaaaattaaaaatcagccAAAGGAACGGCTAGTGTTAAGCTGG GCTGACCTTGGTCCCGACAAGTATCTGTCAGATAAAGATTTTCAGTGTCTAATCAAACTTCTGCCTTCCTGTTTG CACCCTTATATCTATCGGGTCACCTTTGCCACAGCTAATGAATCCTCTGCATTGCTTATTAGGATGTTTAATGACAAAGGAACTTTGAAGGACCTGATCTACAAG gcaaaaccaaaagacccATTCCTAAAGAAGTACTGCAACCCTAAGAAGATTCAGGGCCTTGAACTCCAGCAAATAAAAACATACGGGCGGCAAATATTGGAG GTACTAAAGTTTCTACATGACAAGGGATTCCCTTACGGGCATCTTCATGCCTCCAATGTGATGCTAGATGGTGACACTTGCCGGCTGCTAGACCTTGAGAATTCCTTATtgggccttccttccttctacagATCCTATTTCTCACAATTCAGGAAAATCAAC ACATTGGAAAGCGTGGACGTCCACTGCTTTGGCCACTTACTGTATGAAATGACTTATGGACGACCGCCAGACTCAGTGCCTGTAGATTCCTTCCCTCCAGCACCGTCTATGGCTGTGG TGGCCGTGTTGGAGTCTACGCTGTCTTGTGAAGCCTGTAAAAATGGCATGCCTACCGTCTCCCGGCTCTTACAGATGCC ATTATTCAGTGATGTTTTACTAACCACTTCTGAAAAGCCACAGTTTAAG atCCCCACAAAGTTAAAAGAGGCATTGAGAATTGCCAAAGAATGTATAGAAAAAAGACTAATTGAAGAACAGAAACAG ATTTACCAGCATCGAAGACTGACAAGAGCTCAGTCTCACCATGGatctgaagaagaaaggaaaaagagaaagattttagCTCGAAAG aagtcaaaACGATCTGCTGTTGAAAATAGTGAAGAGCATTCAGCAAAATACAGCAACTCCAATAATTCAG CAGGATCTGGGGCCAGCTCACCTCTCACATCCCCGTCGTCACCAACTCCACCCTCTACGGCAG CTGCCTTAGGTTTGAGTAAAAGATGTAAGGAAGGTAAGTGGTTTTCTATGAAATACAAGACTTTGAACTGTTATGTGTCACACTCGGTAAAAAGGATGCTCTTACCTAAGTATTTGATTGGTGACCCTGAACCACTCATCCACAGAAACTCAAGTGGTGATTGGTATGTTTACTTGTTACCTCCACAGCTCAGTAGCAGGTTAGAGGGGAAGAACGCCTAA